In a single window of the Sus scrofa isolate TJ Tabasco breed Duroc unplaced genomic scaffold, Sscrofa11.1 Contig1134, whole genome shotgun sequence genome:
- the LOC102162366 gene encoding protein FAM90A27P-like — protein MNHVKCRDCGAFGHKASSVRCPMKRWQGALAPQPLGCRLGKENLEPRKLQVLQTLRTCNLAERDKEQRPRQAGHQLKLLQRLPGRPQEQQWCWKEVTESCDYVRHPHRPMLIQPPKRKSLLELEQPSRPPVRKDDPNSTQPLVALGRKSLLQHPRSSIQAPGKRSAQSSIQPCLHPQKKPRLSPARTPWKNLLTSNLGAFQHLQLNRTTTGCGTTVKPHVTRKTPAQLPSPAPQPPLGRSVSNTIQACTPAQPQPTSLVPGQPLRMLFRRVGKGWWNCRYMGPPLRPPAEKPAPLALSPPDCSEPECPHTPGSWSVLHEDLQVSSSSEESDSEEDTHGQMPPPC, from the exons ATGAACCAT GTGAAGTGCAGGGACTGCGGAGCCTTTGGACACAAAGCAAGTAGTGTCCGGTGCCCCATGAAGCGCTGGCAAGGGGCCCTGGCCCCCCAACCCTTGGGTTGCAGACTCGGGAAGGAGAATCTGGAACCACGGAAGCTTCAAGTCCTGCAGACCCTGAGGACCTGTAACCTGGCTGAGAGAGACAAGGAGCAGAGGCCACG GCAAGCGGGGCATCAGCTGAAGTTACTCCAGAGACTTCCTGGGAGACCACAGGAGCAGCAGTGGTGCTGGAAGGAAGTGACGGAATCCTGCGACTATGTGAGG CATCCTCACAGGCCAATGCTCATCCAGCCACCCAAGAGGAAATCCCTCCTGGAACTGGAGCAGCCAAGTAGGCCACCTGTCAGGAAAGATGACCCGAACTCCACCCAGCCTTTGGTGGCTCTCGGCAGGAAAAGTCTGCTGCAGCACCCCCGCAGCAGCATCCAGGCTCCAGGCAAGAGATCTGCCCAGAGCTCCATCCAGCCTTGTCtgcacccccaaaagaaacctagACTCAGCCCTGCAAGAACCCCCTGGAAGAACTTGCTGACATCAAACCTGGGGGCCTTCCAGCATCTCCAGCTTAATCGCACTACCACTGGATGTGGAACCACAGTGAAGCCCCACGTGACCAGGAAGACACCTGCCCAGCTGCCAAGCCCTGCCCCACAGCCTCCACTAGGCAGATCTGTCTCCAACACCATCCaagcctgcaccccagcccaACCTCAGCCCACTAGCCTTGTTCCAGGCCAGCCTCTCAGGATGCTCTTCAGGAGAGTAGGCAAAGGCTGGTGGAACTGCAGGTACATGGGGCCTCCCCTGCGCCCGCCTGCTGAGAAGCCAGCCCCTCTGGCTCTGAGCCCCCCTGACTGCAGCGAGCCTGAGTGTCCCCACACCCCAGGCTCCTGGAGTGTTCTCCACGAGGACCTTCAGGTGTCCTCTTCCTCCGAAGAGAGTGACTCGGAGGAAGACACCCATGGCCAGATGCCTCCCCCCTGCTGA